In Candidatus Dormiibacterota bacterium, the genomic stretch ACACGGTGGCGGTCGCGGTTGGGAGGTACAGGATGCCAAGCAACAAGGCCACAACAAACACCGCGGCGGCCCCAATCAGGTACGGTCGGTAGCTTCCGAGCGGCGGCCCCGATGGCGCGGGCTTCCTCGGGGAAGGCGCCTGCCGCTTTGGCGGGGACGAGACCAGCGACGTCTCGCGCGGCCGCTCAAGCGTGGCGACCCCGCGCTGGAGAGCAGCCGCCTGGGGGGCCGGTGGGGCCGGGGGGGCCGGTGGGGCGGTCACCGCCGCAGCTGGGGCGACGGCAGCCGCGGCATTCGAGGGCGGTTCGGCGACCAGTTCCGGACTGTGCACCTCGGTGCCGCGGTCGTAGGCGGCCAGGCTCGGGAAGGCGGTAAAGCCGGCCTCCAGGGACATCGTCTGGAGCCGGGGATCAGTGCTGACCAGGTTGACCCGCTTCCCATAGCTGTCCGCATAGCGCTTGAGGAGCCGGAAGCTCATGGGACTCTGCAATGCCCGGGCACGTTCCGGGACGACGAAGGTGACCTCATCCTCGAGGCTGAGATCCCGCAGGCGATCGACGAGGTCGGTGATCTCCTCGTCAGCTTCGACGTAGAGAAGTTTGGCCAGAGTCTTCACAGTTTTAACACGTCGCAGCCTTTCATACCGGAAACGTCACTGATTGTCGAGTTGTTACGGTGTCAGGTTTTCGTACCCGGCACTCAGACTTTCATCGCTTTGAGGACCTTGCGCATCAACCCGTAGAGAGGCGCCTGGTCTTCCGACTGCTGCTGGATCGCATGGAAGGCCAATCCCATCGGGGTGATGTCCTGTTGGTCCAGGAGGAGGCCGGTCGAGTCGTAGATCCCCCGGATGTCGACCGGGCGGAGCACGTTGATGGTCGGAGTCCGGGCGAAAGGGAGCTTCTCGCCCCAGGAGAAGGCGTTGAGCTGGTCCTTGACCTCCGGCAGGGCGCTGCCGCCGCCCGCCAGGTAGATGGCGGTGGGCAGGCGGTCGCCTTTTGCCATTTCCTGCAGGGTGATCGCCACCCCCTCCACCAGCACCTCGGCGTCTCTGGCAAGTACCGCGTGGACCTTTTCGGCGTGGTCGGGAGGGAGCTCGCCTTTCGAATGGCGCAACTTGACCGCCTCGGCGTCGGCGAAGGAGATGCCGAAGCGCGAGGCCAGCTTCTTGGTGAAAACGCGCCCACCGATGGGGAACATCCGAGTGCCCTCGATCCCGCCGTTGCGGATCAGCGCGATATCGGTGGTTCCGCCGCCGATGTCGATGAAGATTCCGCCGAAGTCGTAGACCTCGTCGGTGGCGGCGCAGCGCGCCATCGCGTACGGTTCCGCGACCGTGGCGATCAGCTCCAGATCGAGTTCCGAGGCGATCGTCTGCAGGGCGCCCACGTGGGTGAGCGGCGCAAAGGTGTTGAAGATCGTGATCACCATTTGCTTGCCCTGGAAGTCGATGGGGTTGTTCACGACGAAGCCGTCGATGCGCACGCTGGTGATCGCGGAATTGATCAGCTTGACGTTCACGTCCGAAACCCCGAGCTCGAGGCTCATCGAATGGCTCGCCTCGCGGAGCGCGCGCTTCTGCACCAGCTGGAGGGTTTGCAGCAACTCGCTCTCATTGATCTTGAGGTTGGGGTCCGCCCGCGGCACCGTGACCGACGTGCTCAGGCCTTTCACGAGCTCGCCAGCGATTCCGATGACGGCCTGGCCGGGGATCGTGTCGCACATGTCCTCGGCCTGCGACATCGCCCGGTCACAACTATCGATGATTCCCTGGATGTCAGAGGGAACGCCTCCCTGCATGTCCGCGAATTCCTGTCGCTGGCGCGAGGCGCCCAGCACGACGCCGTTCTTCCCTTCGCGCTTGACGACCAGCGCCTTGATGTATTCGGTCCCGATGTCGAGGGCGGTGTAGTAATTCTCGTAATCGGCGCCGCGGCGCAAGCGCTTGATCCGGTCCTTGATCTTGATCATTTCGGTCCCAACTGCTTCCTCACGTAGTCCTGCACCGACTTGAATGCGTCCTCGACGCGATTGGGATCGATGCCGCCGCCCTGGCCAACGGGGCCACGGCCTCCCCCCTTCCCCCCGGCCACCTGGCGGAAGGCCTGGATCAGATCGTTCGCCGGAAGCCGTTCGGCCAGCGGGCTTGCCACCTTGATCGCAAAGTTGCGACCGCCGACGATGATCGCGACCCCGTTGCCATTGGCGCGGTTCAGTGCCTGGTCGGCGAAGACCAGCAGGTCCTTTTCCTGCTCGTCGACCCGCTGCAGCATCAGGCGCACTCCGTCGACGTCGGCTTCTTCCAGCTGGGCACCCCCGCCCGCCGCGAGGCGCTGGCGGAGGTTTGCGGATTCCTTCTCGAGGCGTTTGACCTCTGCCTGCAAGGCTGCGACCCGAGCCGGTAGCTCTGATGGCCCCGTTCGCAGCGCGTCGCCCAACTCGCGAAGCACGCGTTCGTCGTTCCGGATCTGCTGCTCGGCCGCGGCGCCGGACCGCATCTCGATTCGACGAACGCCCGCGCCAATGCTGCGGTCGCTGGATATCGACGCGATGCCGATTTCACCACTCCGCTCGACGTGCGTGCCACCGCAGAGCTCGCGGGCCCAATCGCCGAAGGAGACCACTCGAACCCGTTCGCCGTACTTCTCGTCGAACAGCGCCACCGCCCCGGTCGCAATCGCCTGCTCGAGCGGAAGCTCCTCGACACGGCGGACGAGGTTGGCGCGGATCTTCTCATTCAATAAGGCGGAGACGCGGTCGACTTCTTCTGGCGTCAACGCCCGAGAGAAGCGGAAGTCGAAGGTCGCATAGTCGGGCTGAACCGAGGAGCCGGCCTGGACGGCCTGTTCGCCCAGCACGTCCCTCAACGCCCGGTGCAGTAGGTGGGTGGCTGAATGATGCCGTGCCACGGCCTGTCGACGTGGGGCATCAACCGTTGCCCGGACACGATCGCCGGGCTTCAGCCGGTCAGGCCGCATCTCGACTCGATGCCGGATCGCCTCACCTTGCGGCTGCACGTCGACAACGCGAACCTTCGTCCCGCTCCAGCTGAGCGAGCCGGTGTCGGCCGTCTGCCCGCCGCGCTCCGCGTAAAAGGGCGTTTCCTCGAGAAACACGTCGGCGCGCTCCGGTTCGCCGACCACCGGAAAGACCTCGGTGACGACTGTCTCCGTTTCCAGCTGGTCGTAGCCGACGAACCGGCTGGCACTTCCAGCCAGCGGGGCGGTGAACCCCCCGGTTGCGACCCGGCTGCGGTCACGCTGGCCCTGCATCAGCGCGGCCACGGCTTCCAGGTCGACCTCCACGCCTCGTTCCTCGGCCAGCTCGGCCGTGAGTTCGATCGGGAAGCCGAGCGTGTCATGGAGGTA encodes the following:
- a CDS encoding cell division FtsA domain-containing protein; this translates as MIKIKDRIKRLRRGADYENYYTALDIGTEYIKALVVKREGKNGVVLGASRQRQEFADMQGGVPSDIQGIIDSCDRAMSQAEDMCDTIPGQAVIGIAGELVKGLSTSVTVPRADPNLKINESELLQTLQLVQKRALREASHSMSLELGVSDVNVKLINSAITSVRIDGFVVNNPIDFQGKQMVITIFNTFAPLTHVGALQTIASELDLELIATVAEPYAMARCAATDEVYDFGGIFIDIGGGTTDIALIRNGGIEGTRMFPIGGRVFTKKLASRFGISFADAEAVKLRHSKGELPPDHAEKVHAVLARDAEVLVEGVAITLQEMAKGDRLPTAIYLAGGGSALPEVKDQLNAFSWGEKLPFARTPTINVLRPVDIRGIYDSTGLLLDQQDITPMGLAFHAIQQQSEDQAPLYGLMRKVLKAMKV
- the alaS gene encoding alanine--tRNA ligase, with protein sequence MTSADIRQRFLNVFKERDHKVLPSSSLIPFGDPTLLFTSAGMVQFKPYFLGQARPPYPRATTCQKVFRSVDIDVVGHDGHHLTFFEMLGNFSFGDYFKEKAIPYAYEFLTKDLKLEKERLWAGIHNDDDESFEIWKKTGIPPERIRRFGDEYNFWAAGPTGPCGPDSEIHYDWGEQYSCGRPDCGPNCEYCDRFLEIWNLVFITWNRDEAGVRTPLPKKGIDTGMGLERITSVVNQKRSLFDTDPFQPLIQHFAQEAGKTYGTNPETDVSFRVLADHARGSTMLLADGVIPANDGRGYVLRRLVRRGMVHARRLGPAVHLSSGVPIVARLLGPVYPEVRTQADRITEVVRSEEERFGVALRQGMERLQPLLERGTLNPQEVFYLHDTLGFPIELTAELAEERGVEVDLEAVAALMQGQRDRSRVATGGFTAPLAGSASRFVGYDQLETETVVTEVFPVVGEPERADVFLEETPFYAERGGQTADTGSLSWSGTKVRVVDVQPQGEAIRHRVEMRPDRLKPGDRVRATVDAPRRQAVARHHSATHLLHRALRDVLGEQAVQAGSSVQPDYATFDFRFSRALTPEEVDRVSALLNEKIRANLVRRVEELPLEQAIATGAVALFDEKYGERVRVVSFGDWARELCGGTHVERSGEIGIASISSDRSIGAGVRRIEMRSGAAAEQQIRNDERVLRELGDALRTGPSELPARVAALQAEVKRLEKESANLRQRLAAGGGAQLEEADVDGVRLMLQRVDEQEKDLLVFADQALNRANGNGVAIIVGGRNFAIKVASPLAERLPANDLIQAFRQVAGGKGGGRGPVGQGGGIDPNRVEDAFKSVQDYVRKQLGPK